The Clavibacter capsici sequence ACGCCACCATTCTGTTCGAACACGGATGAGGCAATGGGCGTCGGGTCTCGCAACCTTTGGCATGCGAGACGGTGGTGCCGAGGCGGTGCGGCGTGGCCTTCGTTGCTCCGAACGGATCTAGGGACCGAGCGGGTATGCGTGCGGACGTTCGGTAGTGCGCGCCGCCCGAACAAGGTCGCGTGTGCTGTGTCACCTGCCGTTTGTGTAGTCCATGCGCGGCTACTCCGGCGCTGTTCCTAGGATGTGCTGGCCCTCGGAAGTGTTCCGCACGGGTGCCCTGCCTCGGTGAGTTGCTATCACCCAGCTCCACGCATCGCTCACTCCCCCGGCCGGGCTAGATGGACGCGCTTGCTCACGGCGGCTGAGCTGAAATGCCCGACATGAAGGATTCACATGCACTTGCCTCTTCCCTCCCGCCGCCAACTCGAACGTTCCACCGCTCGCCTACTACTGCTGGCTTGCCTCGGGGCGGCCGCGGTGGGAGGTGTCAGCTTCAGCGGCATCGGAACTCCGGCCGCGCACGCGTCCCCCCGATCGTCCCAGCGCCTCGCGGAAACCTCGACGGACACAGATGATGTGACGGGCAAGAGCTTCTCGGACGAGGATGATGCTGCGTCGGCCGCGTACTGGACGCCCGAACGCATCCATAAGGCAGACGCGGCTTCGGCTGACAGCCCCGAAGACGACGCGAGCCTGGTCCAGTCCAGCGGATTGACGCACTACGAGCCCGTCTACTGGATTGGGCGGCTGTACTTCACCCGCGGAGGGCAGGAAGGGTCCTGCACCGGATCCGTCGTCAAGTCCGACTCTCGCCTCGTCGTTGCCACTGCGGCTCACTGCCTGTACTTCGACCGCGAGTTCGCGACTAATGTGCGTTTCATACCCGCTTGGGATGGGGCCAACAAGCCGCTTCTCACGTGGGGTGCGGACTTTTACCAGGTCACGACCTCCTGGCATTCGTCGATGGACGCTCAGCACGACACCGCCTTCATCAAGATGAAGCCCCGAGAAGACTGGGACGGGAAGAAGACGTACTTGGCCGATGTCGCCGGTGCCCCTCGGGTGGACTTTGCCCTCGCGGCTCCGCGCCTGCACTACGAGATGTTCGGCTACTCCCAGGTCTCCGGCTACACGCCGGCCCCACTCGTGACCTGCTCCGGGGAGGGTGACCGCTTCATCGGATCTCCCCGGCGGATCGGCCTCATGCCGTGCCAATTCCCGCCTGGATCTTCGGGCGGGCCCGTGTATCACGCCTCCACGCGGGGTCCGAACGGAACACAGGTCGGCAACACGAGCTCTGTCCAGACCCTGGGGAACACCGTCATCTCGTGGTTCGTACCCTGGGGAAGCGAGGAACATGCCGTCTATAAGAACGTTGATACCTTCGTCGGCTGATGCGTGCGATGGACGCGCGGTCTTCCGGATG is a genomic window containing:
- a CDS encoding trypsin-like serine peptidase yields the protein MTGKSFSDEDDAASAAYWTPERIHKADAASADSPEDDASLVQSSGLTHYEPVYWIGRLYFTRGGQEGSCTGSVVKSDSRLVVATAAHCLYFDREFATNVRFIPAWDGANKPLLTWGADFYQVTTSWHSSMDAQHDTAFIKMKPREDWDGKKTYLADVAGAPRVDFALAAPRLHYEMFGYSQVSGYTPAPLVTCSGEGDRFIGSPRRIGLMPCQFPPGSSGGPVYHASTRGPNGTQVGNTSSVQTLGNTVISWFVPWGSEEHAVYKNVDTFVG